The Mercurialis annua linkage group LG2, ddMerAnnu1.2, whole genome shotgun sequence genome contains a region encoding:
- the LOC126670088 gene encoding uncharacterized protein LOC126670088 codes for MAHLNIFIAYLLSLLFLSNTHLTLSLNPDRLSLPQSPTDVHDLLPKYGLPRGLLPDNVKSYTLSPTGSFTVELTRPCYVHFDRLVYYDKEIKGKLSDGAVDDVSGIQAKKLFIWVSVSGIEVSKDDGMIEFFVGPLSEKLPASEFVDVPACKSRVASPRTNLDSM; via the coding sequence ATGGCACACCTCAACATCTTCATCGCCTACCTCCTCTCTCTACTCTTCTTATCAAACACCCATCTCACTCTCTCACTCAATCCTGACCGTCTATCTCTCCCCCAATCCCCCACAGATGTTCACGACCTTCTCCCTAAATATGGCTTACCACGTGGACTATTACCAGACAATGTGAAATCTTATACTTTATCACCAACTGGGTCTTTCACAGTTGAACTGACAAGGCCGTGTTATGTTCATTTTGATAGGCTGGTGTACTATGATAAGGAGATTAAAGGGAAGCTGAGCGACGGTGCTGTTGATGATGTGTCTGGTATTCAAGCTAAGAAATTGTTTATTTGGGTGTCTGTTAGTGGGATTGAAGTTAGTAAAGATGATGGTATGATTGAGTTCTTTGTTGGTCCTTTGTCTGAGAAATTGCCAGCTAGTGAGTTTGTTGATGTTCCTGCTTGTAAGAGTAGGGTTGCTTCTCCAAGGACTAATCTTGACTCCATGTGA
- the LOC126668498 gene encoding uncharacterized protein LOC126668498: MVYGYDAMLPMELTVMSTRRLYQNRLSKDDYFDKMVIDSLDLDEDRLAALDHLEAQKRRVERAYNKRVKPKSFAIGDIVWKTILPIGHKDKRLGKWSPNWEGPLIVTTKLTGGAYVLANIDGEEYERAINGQFLKKYVPSCWENIDRRLFGADEE, from the coding sequence ATGGTGTATGGGTACGATgcgatgttgccaatggagctTACTGTAATGTCTACTCGCCGTCTATACCAGAATAGGTTGTCTAAGGACGATTACTTTGACAAGATGGTGATAGACTCCTTAGATCTCGACGAGGATAGATTGGCGGCATTAGATCACCTCGAGGCCCAGAAAAGAAGGGTTGAAAGGGCATACAATAAGCGGGTGAAACCGAAGTCATTTGCCATAGGGGATATAGTATGGAAGACGATTCTACCTATTGGCCACAAAGACAAGCGACTTGGTAAATGGAGTCCGAATTGGGAAGGCCCGCTTATCGTGACTACCAAGTTAACTGGCGGTGCGTATGTCCTGGCGAATATTGACGGGGAGGAATACGAGAGGGCGATCAATGGTCAGTTTCTAAAGAAATATGTTCCCAGTTGTTGGGAGAACATTGACCGACGGCTATTTGGAGCTGACGAAGAATAA
- the LOC126668497 gene encoding uncharacterized protein LOC126668497, whose protein sequence is MPVADMLINRAAGHTILSFLDAHSGCNQVPISMEDVSKTTFRCLGPIEAYEWVVMPFGLKNAGATYQRAMNKMFRGLDCLEVYIDDVVVKSNTEEVHLADLRKGFERIRSNGLKMNPLKYAFGVSAGNFLGFLVHQRGVEVDKNKAKTIINAEPPKTKKQLQRLIGQINFLRRFTANTAGRLRSWSVLLREKETDHWIWTDEQQKDNGVEREVYYLSRGLTDTEIRYTDIEKMCLCLYFTCCKLRYYMLPVVVYVLSQTDIIKYILSKPYLRNWIGKWAIAMSEFTLVYVPQRAVKGQVLADFLADHPGITFREETISCCDIAICEMWFDGSRTIQGAGAGVHIVSLLGASYQLSFKLQFECTNNQAEYEALIFGLEILAELGAKEINVRGDSLLVIKQVIGEFKCESELLDTRIEYTERADNGVANDLAQHGSGYKVNLQFDTIERETPNLHTGGITIDERKFSAYQLDVTQDWRTEILKWFEEPDHTNRRLRTLALNYVVLAGELYKKGFEGLLFRCIGPKEAMLAMAEVHEWIAGAHQAGPRMRWLIHKYGFYWPKMEQDCVRYAKGCEACQKCGPIQHVPVEELHSIIKPWPFRGWAVDLIGKIYPGSSDGHIFVIIATCYFTKWVEAKPLKSPTQEAVINDIVWWASQMKIKMLHSTPYYAQANGQVEATNKAIKLIVQKMIEENPR, encoded by the exons ATGCCTGTGGCCGATATGCTGATAAATAGAGCGGCGGGGCATACGATACTTAGTTTCCTCGATGCACACTCCGGGTGCAACCAAGTACCAATCAGTATGGAGGACGTATCCAAGACAACTTTCAGATGTCTCGGGCCGATTGAGGCTTACGAATGGGTCGTtatgcctttcggcttgaagAACGCGGGTGCGACCTACCAACGAGCGATGAACAAAATGTTCAGAGGACTGGATTGCCTTGAAGTCTACATTGACGATGTGGTGGTGAAGTCGAATACCGAGGAGGTTCATTTGGCCGATCTGAGAAAAGGATTCGAGCGCATACGGTCTAATGGGTTAAAAATGAACCCTCTCAAATATGCATTCGGAGTGTCGGCTGGGAACTTCTtaggtttcttggttcaccagcggggagtagagGTAGATAAAAACAAAGCCAAGACAATCATTAATGCTGAACCACCtaaaaccaagaagcagcttCAGAGACTGATCGGTCAAATAAATTTCCTTAGACGATTCACAGCGAACACAGCAGGCCGACTTCGCAGTTGGAGTGTTCTGCTACGAGAAAAAGAGACCGATCACTGGATATGGACGGACGAGCAACAGAAG GATAACGGGGTCGAAAGAGAGGTCTATTATCTGAGCCGTGGGTTGACCGATACTGAGATCCGCTATACCGACATAGAGAAAATGTGTCTGTGTTTGTACTTCACGTGTTGCAAGCTACGATATTACATGTTGCCGGTAGTGGTGTACGTACTATCCCAAaccgatatcattaagtatattCTATCAAAACCATACTTAAGAAATTGGATTGGGAAGTGGGCGATTGCTATGTCCGAGTTCACATTAGTGTACGTTCCCCAGCgagcagtaaaaggacaagtGTTGGCCGATTTTCTTGCCGATCATCCTGGTATCACCTTTAGGGAGGAAACAATTAGTTGCTGCGACATAGCCATATGTGAGATGTGGTTCGATGGGTCCAGGACTATCCAGGGTGCAGGCGCCGGGGTGCACATTGTCTCGCTCTTGGGGGCATCTTACCAACTATCGTTCAAACTCCAGTTTGAGTGTACCAACAATCAAGCAGAATACGAAGCTCTAATATTTGGTCTCGAAATTTTGGCCGAGCTGGGGGCAAAGGAAATCAACGTTAGAGGCGATTCTTTGTTGGTCATCAAACAAGTAATTGGGGAATTCAAGTGCGAGTCTGAACTATTG GATACAAGGATAGAATACACCGAGAGGGCCGATAACGGTGTCGCGAATGATCTGGCTCAACACGGCAGTGGGTACAAGGTGAATCTCCAGTTCGACACAATCGAAAGAGAAACGCCGAATCTCCATACTGGGGGCATCACCATCGATGAAAGGAAATTTTCGGCCTACCAACTGGATGTTACCCAAGATTGGAGGACTGAAATCTTGAAATGGTTTGAGGAGCCAGACCATACGAATAGGAGGTTAAGGACCTTGGCCCTAAACTACGTCGTCTTAGCGGGCGAACTGTACAAAAAGGGTTTTGAAGGGTTACTCTTCAGATGCATCGGCCCAAAGGAAGCAATGCTAGCAATGGCCGAAGTACATGAATGGATAGCGGGCGCCCACCAGGCAGGACCCAGGATGAGATGGTTAATCCATAAATACGGTTTctattggccgaaaatggaacaagactgcGTGAGATATGCCAAGGGGTGCGAAGCATGCCAGAAATGTGGCCCGATACAGCATGTCCCAGTCGAAGAACTCCATTCCATCATTAAGCCATGGCCATTTAGAGGATGGGCGGTCGACCTCATAGGAAAAATATATCCTGGCTCGTCAGATGGTCATATTTTTGTCATCATCGCCACTTGCTATTTCACCAAGTGGGTCGAAGCTAAGCCTCTAAAATCTCCCACGCAAGAGGCTGTGATCAA CGATATAGTTTGGTGGGCGTCTCAGATGAAGATCAAAATGCTGCACTCAACACCATACTATGCGCAAGCCAACGGACAGGTAGAGGCGACGAACAAAGCTATTAAGCTTATTGTTCAgaagatgattgaagaaaacccaagatAA
- the LOC126666884 gene encoding uncharacterized protein LOC126666884 isoform X2, with translation MLSSLRPWAPRLQRALSNKSRSSETENQFGDKCLADHNAVSAVNEDEKFEVQSPEETGRISMISPSPLVSWKAGCNIDRGRQLFLLTPLPMSKTFSVKRTDLSESLLEGTSNHPVVELQFFPSLSEDVNDDLVQDVTTKLVQIKPSVVTEAKSTPDSPAFTMKDHSMLVMTPCLKMSPPRSCVLLEPFSESTHEGKSMFQKATPFPIGMLSKISESSSDGESEDLALKYPELLGLQQACKSKAGKQDLEASPDWIFSPPKTCILMEPPDGKSSVVATIDSHLPVNAPDLNQQTNSSSSNEDNHQGLIADRFISVGNTLMWKESESTMQIGKLAGENTLRKELWTRFDAATSYGARLNVAALQKTAQKGFLDMLDEVSCDGEENSVDDNLR, from the exons ATGCTTTCATCTTTAAGG CCATGGGCTCCCAGATTACAAAGGGCACTCTCTAATAAGAGCCGGTCTTCCGAGACTGAGAATCAGTTTGGGGATAAGTGTTTGGCAGATCATAATGCTGTTTCTGCTGTAAATGaagatgaaaagtttgaggTTCAAAGTCCGGAAGAAACTGGGAGGATTTCGATGATTTCTCCATCTCCACTTGTCTCCTGGAAAGCTGGCTGCAATATTGACAGAGGCAGGCAACTCTTTTTGCTTACTCCTCTTCCTATGTCAAAAACATTCTCTGTAAAACGCACGGACTTGTCCGAATCACTGCTCGAAGGGACTTCGAATCACCCTGTTGTTGAATTACAATTTTTTCCATCGTTGTCGGAAGATGTAAATGATGATTTAGTTCAAGATGTAACTACAAAATTGGTTCAGATCAAGCCTTCGGTTGTGACTGAAGCAAAAAGCACTCCAGATTCTCCTGCCTTTACTATGAAAGATCACTCTATGCTTGTCATGACTCCTTGCTTGAAAATGTCCCCTCCAAGATCGTGTGTTTTGCTTGAACCATTTTCCGAGTCTACTCATGAAGGCAAATCCATGTTTCAAAAGGCTACTCCTTTCCCAATTGGAATGCTTTCAAAGATATCTGAATCCTCTTCAGACGGTGAATCTGAGGATCTGGCTTTGAAGTATCCAGAGCTTTTGGGGTTACAACAGGCCTGTAAATCCAAGGCAGGAAAACAGGACTTAGAAGCATCCCCTGACTGGATTTTTTCACCTCCTAAAACGTGTATTCTGATGGAGCCACCCGATGGAAAATCATCAGTTGTTGCTACTATTGACTCCCACTTGCCAGTCAATGCTCCTGATTTGAATCAGCAAACAAACTCAAGTTCATCAAATGAGGATAATCATCAAG GACTTATCGCTGACAGGTTCATATCAGTCGGAAACACCCTAATGTGGAAAGAATCTGAAAGTACAATGCAGATAGGAAAGCTTGCCGGTGAGAATACTCTAAGAAAGGAGCTATGGACGAGATTTGATGCCGCTACTAGTTATGGGGCTCGTCTAAACGTCGCTGCATTACAAAAGACCGCACAGAAAGGGTTTCTCGACATGCTCGATGAAGTTTCTTGTGATGGGGAAGAAAATTCTGTGGATGATAATTTGAGATGA
- the LOC126666884 gene encoding uncharacterized protein LOC126666884 isoform X3, translated as MISPSPLVSWKAGCNIDRGRQLFLLTPLPMSKTFSVKRTDLSESLLEGTSNHPVVELQFFPSLSEDVNDDLVQDVTTKLVQIKPSVVTEAKSTPDSPAFTMKDHSMLVMTPCLKMSPPRSCVLLEPFSESTHEGKSMFQKATPFPIGMLSKISESSSDGESEDLALKYPELLGLQQACKSKAGKQDLEASPDWIFSPPKTCILMEPPDGKSSVVATIDSHLPVNAPDLNQQTNSSSSNEDNHQGRLIADRFISVGNTLMWKESESTMQIGKLAGENTLRKELWTRFDAATSYGARLNVAALQKTAQKGFLDMLDEVSCDGEENSVDDNLR; from the exons ATGATTTCTCCATCTCCACTTGTCTCCTGGAAAGCTGGCTGCAATATTGACAGAGGCAGGCAACTCTTTTTGCTTACTCCTCTTCCTATGTCAAAAACATTCTCTGTAAAACGCACGGACTTGTCCGAATCACTGCTCGAAGGGACTTCGAATCACCCTGTTGTTGAATTACAATTTTTTCCATCGTTGTCGGAAGATGTAAATGATGATTTAGTTCAAGATGTAACTACAAAATTGGTTCAGATCAAGCCTTCGGTTGTGACTGAAGCAAAAAGCACTCCAGATTCTCCTGCCTTTACTATGAAAGATCACTCTATGCTTGTCATGACTCCTTGCTTGAAAATGTCCCCTCCAAGATCGTGTGTTTTGCTTGAACCATTTTCCGAGTCTACTCATGAAGGCAAATCCATGTTTCAAAAGGCTACTCCTTTCCCAATTGGAATGCTTTCAAAGATATCTGAATCCTCTTCAGACGGTGAATCTGAGGATCTGGCTTTGAAGTATCCAGAGCTTTTGGGGTTACAACAGGCCTGTAAATCCAAGGCAGGAAAACAGGACTTAGAAGCATCCCCTGACTGGATTTTTTCACCTCCTAAAACGTGTATTCTGATGGAGCCACCCGATGGAAAATCATCAGTTGTTGCTACTATTGACTCCCACTTGCCAGTCAATGCTCCTGATTTGAATCAGCAAACAAACTCAAGTTCATCAAATGAGGATAATCATCAAGGTC GACTTATCGCTGACAGGTTCATATCAGTCGGAAACACCCTAATGTGGAAAGAATCTGAAAGTACAATGCAGATAGGAAAGCTTGCCGGTGAGAATACTCTAAGAAAGGAGCTATGGACGAGATTTGATGCCGCTACTAGTTATGGGGCTCGTCTAAACGTCGCTGCATTACAAAAGACCGCACAGAAAGGGTTTCTCGACATGCTCGATGAAGTTTCTTGTGATGGGGAAGAAAATTCTGTGGATGATAATTTGAGATGA
- the LOC126666884 gene encoding uncharacterized protein LOC126666884 isoform X1: protein MLSSLRPWAPRLQRALSNKSRSSETENQFGDKCLADHNAVSAVNEDEKFEVQSPEETGRISMISPSPLVSWKAGCNIDRGRQLFLLTPLPMSKTFSVKRTDLSESLLEGTSNHPVVELQFFPSLSEDVNDDLVQDVTTKLVQIKPSVVTEAKSTPDSPAFTMKDHSMLVMTPCLKMSPPRSCVLLEPFSESTHEGKSMFQKATPFPIGMLSKISESSSDGESEDLALKYPELLGLQQACKSKAGKQDLEASPDWIFSPPKTCILMEPPDGKSSVVATIDSHLPVNAPDLNQQTNSSSSNEDNHQGRLIADRFISVGNTLMWKESESTMQIGKLAGENTLRKELWTRFDAATSYGARLNVAALQKTAQKGFLDMLDEVSCDGEENSVDDNLR, encoded by the exons ATGCTTTCATCTTTAAGG CCATGGGCTCCCAGATTACAAAGGGCACTCTCTAATAAGAGCCGGTCTTCCGAGACTGAGAATCAGTTTGGGGATAAGTGTTTGGCAGATCATAATGCTGTTTCTGCTGTAAATGaagatgaaaagtttgaggTTCAAAGTCCGGAAGAAACTGGGAGGATTTCGATGATTTCTCCATCTCCACTTGTCTCCTGGAAAGCTGGCTGCAATATTGACAGAGGCAGGCAACTCTTTTTGCTTACTCCTCTTCCTATGTCAAAAACATTCTCTGTAAAACGCACGGACTTGTCCGAATCACTGCTCGAAGGGACTTCGAATCACCCTGTTGTTGAATTACAATTTTTTCCATCGTTGTCGGAAGATGTAAATGATGATTTAGTTCAAGATGTAACTACAAAATTGGTTCAGATCAAGCCTTCGGTTGTGACTGAAGCAAAAAGCACTCCAGATTCTCCTGCCTTTACTATGAAAGATCACTCTATGCTTGTCATGACTCCTTGCTTGAAAATGTCCCCTCCAAGATCGTGTGTTTTGCTTGAACCATTTTCCGAGTCTACTCATGAAGGCAAATCCATGTTTCAAAAGGCTACTCCTTTCCCAATTGGAATGCTTTCAAAGATATCTGAATCCTCTTCAGACGGTGAATCTGAGGATCTGGCTTTGAAGTATCCAGAGCTTTTGGGGTTACAACAGGCCTGTAAATCCAAGGCAGGAAAACAGGACTTAGAAGCATCCCCTGACTGGATTTTTTCACCTCCTAAAACGTGTATTCTGATGGAGCCACCCGATGGAAAATCATCAGTTGTTGCTACTATTGACTCCCACTTGCCAGTCAATGCTCCTGATTTGAATCAGCAAACAAACTCAAGTTCATCAAATGAGGATAATCATCAAGGTC GACTTATCGCTGACAGGTTCATATCAGTCGGAAACACCCTAATGTGGAAAGAATCTGAAAGTACAATGCAGATAGGAAAGCTTGCCGGTGAGAATACTCTAAGAAAGGAGCTATGGACGAGATTTGATGCCGCTACTAGTTATGGGGCTCGTCTAAACGTCGCTGCATTACAAAAGACCGCACAGAAAGGGTTTCTCGACATGCTCGATGAAGTTTCTTGTGATGGGGAAGAAAATTCTGTGGATGATAATTTGAGATGA
- the LOC126668496 gene encoding two-component response regulator 24-like has translation MSELAGSGADKSMEERANSSGGLDDEGREARITALVVNDDCLQRMIHRAFLRMLGVESQEVKNGKEAVDIHRSENKFDLIIMDMDMPVMDGVQATKELRSMGVHSRILGLSSRTGEETKEFLAAGLDVCREKPLTAEKLISILHSVKQEASASEASSSKSDSIC, from the exons ATGTCGGAGTTGGCCGGGAGCGGAGCTGATAAGAGCATGGAGGAAAGAGCCAATTCGAGCGGCGGTTTAGATGATGAGGGTCGGGAAGCTAGAATTACAGCCCTGGTGGTGAACGACGACTGTTTGCAGCGGATGATCCACCGAGCGTTTCTGAGGATGCTCGGAGTTGAAAGCCAGGAggttaaaaatggaaaagaagCGGTCGATATTCACCGTTCAGAGAATAAGTTCGACCTGATCATCATGGACATGGACATGCCTGTCATGGACGGCGTTCAG GCTACGAAGGAGCTGCGTAGCATGGGGGTACACAGCAGAATCCTTGGCCTGTCATCAAGAACAGGCGAAGAAACTAAGGAATTCTTGGCGGCAGGCTTGGATGTCTGTCGAGAGAAGCCGCTGACAGCTGAAAAGCTCATATCCATTCTGCATAGCGTCAAACAGGAAGCTTCGGCAAGCGAAGCGTCGAGCTCGAAGTCCGATTCGATATGCTGA